A genomic region of Garciella nitratireducens DSM 15102 contains the following coding sequences:
- a CDS encoding DUF4446 family protein, protein MNKGLMFITENQMWILMSTALFCLLLFFILVIQGFKIRKWKKKYYKMMGGKDFKTLEEMLTKYNHQVSNILENVEEILDRQKRVDEKLDCTVQKVGMVRYNAFHDMGSDLSYSIALLDGRDDGVVISAIHGRDFCNTYAKPVIKGESTYKLTAEEILAMDRAKKQTVYI, encoded by the coding sequence ATGAATAAGGGCTTAATGTTTATTACTGAAAATCAAATGTGGATTTTAATGAGTACGGCATTATTTTGTTTATTATTATTTTTTATTTTAGTGATACAAGGATTTAAAATTCGAAAATGGAAAAAGAAATACTATAAAATGATGGGAGGAAAGGATTTTAAAACTTTAGAAGAGATGTTAACAAAATATAACCATCAAGTAAGTAATATTTTAGAAAATGTGGAGGAAATTTTAGATAGGCAAAAAAGAGTGGATGAAAAGTTGGATTGTACAGTGCAGAAAGTAGGGATGGTTCGATATAATGCTTTTCATGATATGGGAAGTGATTTAAGTTATTCTATAGCGTTATTGGATGGAAGAGATGATGGGGTTGTGATTAGTGCTATTCATGGAAGAGATTTTTGTAATACATATGCAAAGCCTGTTATAAAAGGAGAATCTACTTATAAACTTACTGCAGAAGAAATATTAGCTATGGATCGAGCTAAAAAACAAACGGTATATATATAA
- the ald gene encoding alanine dehydrogenase, protein MIIGVPKEIKNNENRIAITPAGVSNLIHAGQKVIIEAGAGVNSGFTDEEYQKEGATIFPTAKEIWEKADMIMKVKEPLESEFKYFRKDLIIFTYLHLAAAPKLTKALVEKGVTGIAYETIEVNGKLPLLVPMSEVAGRMAVQIGVQYLQKLFGGKGMLLGGVPGVKRGTVTIIGGGTVGESAARIAVGLGAKVNILDLNPFRLRELEEIFGRDVQTLMSNTFNIAQTVKESDIVVGSVLIPGRKAPKLVSEEMVKSMKPGSVIVDVAIDQGGNFETINHPTTHDNPIFEKYGVLHYAVANIPGAVPQTSTIALTNDTVPYAIEIATKGVQKAVQESTAIKSGVNTLNGKVTYKAVADDLGYKYIPVDNAF, encoded by the coding sequence ATGATTATAGGGGTACCAAAGGAAATTAAGAATAATGAAAATCGTATAGCGATTACCCCAGCAGGTGTTTCTAATTTAATACATGCAGGGCAAAAAGTTATCATTGAAGCAGGAGCAGGAGTAAATAGTGGTTTTACTGATGAAGAGTATCAAAAGGAAGGTGCCACTATATTTCCTACAGCCAAAGAAATATGGGAAAAGGCTGACATGATTATGAAAGTAAAAGAACCTTTAGAATCAGAATTTAAATATTTTCGTAAAGACCTTATTATTTTTACCTATCTTCATTTAGCTGCTGCACCTAAATTAACGAAAGCTTTAGTAGAAAAAGGGGTAACCGGGATTGCTTATGAAACGATCGAAGTAAATGGGAAATTACCATTACTTGTTCCTATGAGTGAAGTGGCGGGGCGTATGGCTGTACAAATAGGAGTTCAATATTTACAAAAACTTTTCGGTGGAAAAGGGATGCTATTAGGAGGAGTTCCTGGTGTAAAAAGGGGTACAGTAACTATTATTGGTGGTGGTACTGTAGGGGAAAGTGCAGCAAGAATTGCAGTGGGTCTAGGTGCTAAAGTAAATATTCTTGATTTAAATCCATTTCGATTGCGGGAATTAGAAGAAATTTTTGGAAGAGATGTACAAACTTTAATGTCTAATACTTTTAATATTGCTCAAACAGTTAAGGAATCTGATATTGTAGTAGGATCTGTATTAATTCCTGGTCGTAAAGCTCCTAAATTAGTTTCTGAGGAAATGGTGAAATCTATGAAACCCGGTTCTGTAATTGTAGATGTTGCCATTGATCAAGGAGGAAATTTTGAGACGATTAATCATCCTACCACTCATGATAATCCTATTTTTGAAAAATATGGAGTATTACATTACGCAGTAGCTAATATTCCTGGTGCTGTTCCTCAAACATCTACTATTGCGTTAACGAATGATACGGTTCCTTATGCTATTGAAATAGCTACAAAAGGGGTTCAAAAAGCTGTTCAAGAAAGTACTGCAATTAAATCAGGAGTAAATACATTAAATGGAAAGGTAACTTATAAAGCAGTAGCAGATGATTTGGGATATAAATATATACCTGTAGATAACGCTTTTTAG